Proteins from a genomic interval of Salvelinus alpinus chromosome 7, SLU_Salpinus.1, whole genome shotgun sequence:
- the LOC139581437 gene encoding alpha-2Db adrenergic receptor-like, which produces MMDVAKFITVTYNTLQDANTSSAPRPLPHTELGSALIILLVTVIILVTIVGNVLVIVAVLTSRALRAPQNLFLVSLACADILVATLVIPFSLANEVMGYWYFGSPWCAFYLALDVLFCTSSIVHLCAISLDRYWSVTKAVSYNLKRTPKRIKSMIAMVWVISAVISFPPLIMTKHDEHECLLNNETWYILSSCLVSFFAPGLIMILVYCKIYKVAKQRSSTVFVAKNGLERQPSQSETCFVRKERMEIESPSSQSSEDHHRQEELDDIDLEESCCASDNKPRNHRFSKRMKVEGSDCCPRQNCRLSWASARATQLFQDPNNAANPALAAQRQHLAVASSKTKVAQMREKRFTFVLAVVMGVFVLCWFPFFFTYSLHAICRESCYIPGALFNTFFWIGYCNSSVNPIIYTIFNRDFRKAFKKIVCRTSKRTNAT; this is translated from the coding sequence ATGATGGATGTAGCCAAGTTTATCACCGTTACCTACAACACCTTGCAGGATGCCAACACCTCGAGCGCACCGAGACCTCTCCCGCACACGGAGCTGGGCTCTGCGCTCATCATCCTGCTGGTCACCGTGATCATTCTGGTCACCATCGTTGGTAACGTGCTGGTCATCGTGGCCGTGCTCACCAGCAGGGCTCTCCGCGCGCCCCAGAACCTTTTCCTGGTGTCCCTGGCATGCGCGGACATCCTCGTAGCCACACTGGTCATCCCGTTCTCCCTTGCCAATGAGGTCATGGGTTACTGGTACTTTGGGAGCCCCTGGTGCGCCTTTTATCTGGCACTGGATGTACTCTTCTGCACCTCGTCTATAGTCCACCTGTGCGCCATCAGTCTGGACCGCTACTGGTCCGTCACCAAGGCCGTGAGCTATAATCTGAAGCGGACCCCCAAGCGAATCAAGTCCATGATAGCCATGGTGTGGGTCATCTCCGCCGTCATCTCCTTTCCGCCTCTTATCATGACCAAGCATGATGAGCACGAGTGTCTGTTAAACAACGAAACCTGGTACATCCTGTCCTCTTGCCTCGTGTCCTTCTTTGCCCCGGGCCTCATCATGATCCTAGTCTACTGTAAGATCTATAAAGTCGCCAAGCAGCGCTCTTCCACGGTGTTCGTGGCTAAGAATGGCCTGGAGAGACAGCCCTCCCAGTCAGAGACGTGCTTCGTGAGGAAGGAGCGGATGGAGATAGAGAGCCCCAGTAGCCAGAGCTCCGAGGACCACCACAGGCAGGAGGAGCTGGATGATATCGACCTGGAGGAGAGCTGCTGTGCATCGGACAACAAACCCCGTAACCACCGCTTCTCCAAGCGAATGAAGGTGGAGGGCTCGGACTGCTGCCCACGCCAGAACTGCCGCCTATCTTGGGCCTCGGCGCGCGCCACGCAGCTTTTCCAAGACCCTAATAACGCAGCCAACCCGGCCCTGGCGGCCCAGCGGCAGCACCTTGCGGTGGCCTCGTCCAAGACCAAAGTGGCCCAGATGCGTGAGAAGCGATTCACGTTCGTGCTGGCCGTGGTGATGGGGGTGTTTGTGCTCTGCTGGTTCCCCTTCTTCTTCACATATAGCCTGCACGCAATCTGCAGGGAGAGCTGCTACATCCCCGGTGCGCTCTTCAACACCTTCTTCTGGATTGGTTACTGCAACAGCTCCGTGAACCCTATCATATATACCATTTTCAACAGGGATTTCCGTAAGGCGTTTAAGAAAATCGTTTGCCGGACTTCAAAACGCACTAATGCCACTTGA
- the LOC139581904 gene encoding protein TsetseEP-like: MRGGCASQPRPDSHPRPDSQPRPDSHPRPDSHPRPDSQPRPDSHPRPDSQPRPDSHPRPDSHPRPDSQPRPDSQPRPDSHPRPDSQPRPDSQPALTPTPALTPSPVLTPIPVLTPIPVLTPIPVLTPIPALTPSPAQPRPDSQLRPDSQPRPDSHPRPDSQPRPDSHPRPDSHPRPDSHPRPDSQPRPDSQPRPDSQPRPALTPSPVLNPIPALTPSPALTPIPALTSSHVLTPSPVLTPSPVLTPIPVT; this comes from the coding sequence ATGAGAGGTGGATGTGCATCACAGCCCCGTCCTGACTCCCATCCCCGTCCTGACTCCCAGCCCCGTCCTGACTCCCATCCCCGTCCTGACTCCCATCCCCGTCCTGACTCCCAGCCCCGTCCTGACTCCCATCCCCGTCCTGACTCCCAGCCCCGTCCTGACTCCCATCCCCGTCCTGACTCCCATCCCCGTCCTGACTCCCAGCCCCGTCCTGACTCCCAGCCCCGTCCTGACTCCCATCCCCGTCCTGACTCCCAGCCCCGTCCTGACTCCCAGCCCGCCCTGACTCCCACCCCCGCCCTGACTCCCAGCCCCGTCCTGACTCCCATCCCCGTCCTGACTCCCATCCCCGTCCTGACTCCCATCCCCGTCCTGACTCCCATCCCCGCCCTGACTCCCAGCCCCGCCCAGCCCCGTCCTGACTCACAGCTCCGCCCTGACTCCCAGCCCCGTCCTGACTCCCATCCCCGCCCTGACTCCCAGCCCCGTCCTGACTCCCATCCCCGTCCTGACTCCCATCCCCGTCCTGACTCCCATCCCCGCCCTGACTCCCAGCCCCGTCCTGACTCCCAGCCCCGTCCTGACTCCCAGCCCCGCCCCGCCCTGACTCCCAGCCCCGTCCTGAATCCCATCCCCGCCCTGACTCCCAGCCCCGCCCTGACTCCCATCCCTGCCCTGACTTCCAGCCACGTCCTGACTCCCAGCCCTGTCCTGACTCCCAGCCCCGTCCTGACTCCCATACCAGTGACCTGA